A window from Prionailurus viverrinus isolate Anna unplaced genomic scaffold, UM_Priviv_1.0 scaffold_42, whole genome shotgun sequence encodes these proteins:
- the LOC125159113 gene encoding keratin-associated protein 12-1-like — MCHTSGSTGCQPACCVPSSCQASCHVPSSCQTACYVPSSCQESCYVPSSCQASCYVPSSCQTSCRVPVSCKPVVYLPVSCKPIVCVTSSCQSSGCCRPSCPTLVLRPVPCGTPNCG; from the coding sequence ATGTGCCACACCAGCGGCTCCACTGGCTGCCAGCCGGCCTGCTGTGTGCCCAGCTCCTGCCAGGCATCCTGCCACGTGCCCAGCTCCTGCCAGACAGCCTGCTATGTGCCCAGCTCCTGCCAGGAGTCCTGCTATGTGCCCAGCTCCTGCCAGGCGTCCTGCTATGTGCCCAGCTCCTGCCAGACGTCCTGCCGCGTGCCCGTGAGCTGCAAGCCTGTTGTGTACCTGCCTGTGAGCTGCAAGCCCATTGTGTGTGTGACCTCCTCCTGCCAGTCCTCCGGGTGCTGCcggccctcctgccccaccctggTCCTCAGGCCTGTTCCCTGCGGCACCCCTAACTGCGGCTAG
- the LOC125159106 gene encoding keratin-associated protein 10-7-like — protein sequence MAVSTLSICSSDLSYDSRVCLPGSSDSCPDSSWQVDDCPESCCEPPCCAPAPCLTLLCGPSSPCQGDCCTPACCKPVCCTPVCCKPVCCTPVCCKPHVCCTPVCCKPVCCTPVCCKPVCCTPVCCEDSPCTTSSCCQPSCCTSSPCQEDCCKPVCCTLVCCKDSPCSAPSCCQPSPCCRPSSCVSLLCRPVCKPVCCTSVCCKPVCCTPVCCEDSPCTTSSCCQPSCCTSSPCQEDCCTPVCCKPPVCCTPVCCEDSPCSAPSCCQPSPCCRPSSSVSLLCRPVCPRPACCAPASSCCRPASCVSLLCRPACPRPACCGPVSGQPCC from the exons ATGGCCGTGTCCACCCTGTCCATCTGCTCCAGCGACCTGAGCTATGACAGCCGCGTCTGCCTGCCCGGATCCTCGGACTCTTGCCCCGACTCCTCCTGGCAGGTGGACGACTGCCCAGAGAGCTGCTGCGAGCCCCCGTGCTGCGCCCCGGCCCCCTGCCTGACCCTCCTGtgcggcccctcctccccctgccagggaGACTGCTGCACCCCTGCGTGCTGCAAGCCCGTCTGCTGCACCCCCGTGTGCTGCAAGCCCGTCTGCTGCACCCCCGTGTGCTGCAAGCCC CATGTGTGCTGCACCCCTGTGTGCTGCAAGCCTGtctgctgcacccctgtctgctgcaaacccgtctgctgcacccctgtctgctgcGAGGACTCCCCCTGCACAACCTCTTCATGCTGCCAGCCGTCCTGCtgcacctcctccccctgccaggaAGACTGCTGCAAGCCTGTCTGCTGCACCCTTGTGTGCTGCAAGGActccccctgctcagccccctcctgctgccagcccagcccctgctgcagaCCCTCCTCCTGCGTGTCCCTGCTCTGCCGCCCCGTGTGCAAGCCCGTGTGCTGCACTTCTGTGTGCTGCAAGCCCGtctgctgcacccctgtctgctgTGAGGACTCCCCCTGCACAACCTCTTCATGCTGCCAGCCGTCCTGCtgcacctcctccccctgccaggaAGACTGCTGCACCCCTGTGTGCTGCAAGCCT cccgtgtgctgcACCCCTGTGTGCTGCGAGGATtccccctgctcagccccctcctgctgccagcccagcccctgctgcagaCCCTCCTCCAGTGTATCCCTGCTCTGCCGCCCCGTGTGCCCCCGCCCCGCCTGCTgcgcccctgcctcctcctgctgcCGCCCGGCCTCCTGCGTGTCCCTGCTCTGCCGCCCCGCGTGCCCCCGCCCTGCCTGCTGCGGCCCTGTCTCGGGCCAGCCCTGCTGCTGA
- the LOC125159110 gene encoding keratin-associated protein 10-7-like produces the protein MAASTLSVCSSDLSYGSRVCLPRASDSCPDSSWQVDDCPESCCEPPCCAPAPCLTLLCGPSSPCQGDCCTPACCKPVCCTPVCCKPVCCTPVCCEDSPCSAPSCCQPSPCCRPSSCVSLLCRPVCRPACCTPVCCKLFSCTPVCCEDSPCTTSSCCQPSCCTSSPCQEDCCKPVCCTPVCCKPVCCTPVCCEDSPCTTSSCCQPSPCCRPSSCVSLLCRPVCRPACCAPASSCRSSCCRPASCVSLLCRPVCPRPACCGPASGQSCC, from the coding sequence ATGGCCGCGTCCACCCTGTCCGTCTGCTCCAGCGACCTGAGCTATGGCAGCCGCGTCTGCCTGCCCAGGGCCTCGGACTCCTGCCCCGACTCCTCCTGGCAGGTGGACGACTGCCCAGAGAGCTGCTGCGAGCCCCCGTGCTGCGCCCCGGCGCCCTGCCTGACCCTCCTGtgcggcccctcctccccctgccagggaGACTGCTGCACCCCTGCGTGCTGCAAGCCCGtctgctgcacccctgtctgctgcaagcccgtgtgctgcacccctgtctgctgcGAGGActccccctgctcagccccctcctgctgccagcccagcccctgctgcagaCCCTCCTCCTGCGTGTCCCTGCTCTGCCGCCCCGTGTGCAGGCCCGCctgctgcacccctgtctgctgcAAGCTGTTCTCCTGCACCCCTGTGTGCTGTGAGGACTCCCCCTGCACAACCTCTTCATGTTGCCAGCCATCCTGCtgcacctcctccccctgccaggaAGACTGCTGCAAGCCCGtctgctgcacccctgtctgctgcAAGCCTGTGTGCTGCACCCCTGTGTGCTGCGAGGACTCCCCCTGCACAACCTCTTcatgctgccagcccagcccctgctgtAGACCCTCCTCCTGCGTGTCCCTGCTCTGCCGCCCCGTGTGCAGGCCCGCCTGCTgcgcccctgcctcctcctgccgGTCCAGCTGCTGCCGCCCTGCCTCCTGCGTGTCCCTGCTCTGCCGCCCTGTGTGCCCCCGCCCTGCCTGCTGTGGCCCTGCCTCGGGCCAGTCCTGCTGCTGA
- the LOC125159142 gene encoding keratin-associated protein 10-8-like has translation MADPCCSTTCVIAASTLSVCSSDLSRGSLVCSPSACTGSSWQVDSCQESCCEPPCCAPAPCLTLLCGPSSPCQGDCCTPACCKPVCCTPVCCEDSPCSAPSCCQPSPCCRPSSCVSLLCRPVCRPACCTPVCCKPTCCTPVCCKPVCYTPVCCKPVCCTPVCCEDSPCSPPSCCQPSPCCRPSSCVSLLCRPVCRPACCTPVCCKPVCCTPVCCEDSPCTTSSCCQPVCCTSSPCQEDCCTPVHCKPVCCTPVCCKPVCCTPPSPCCRPSSCVSLLCRPVCRPACCTPVCCKPTCCTPVCCKPVCYTPVCCKPVCCTPVCCEDSPCSPPSCCQPSPCCRPSSCVSLLCRPMCRPACCAPASSCCTPASPCRPSCCCPASCVSLLCRPACPHPACCGPASGQSCC, from the exons ATGGCTGACCCCTGCTGCTCTACGACTTGTGTTATTGCCGCGTCCACCCTGTCTGTCTGCTCCAGCGACCTGAGCCGTGGCAGCCTCGTCTGCTCACCCAGTGCTTGCACTGGATCCTCCTGGCAGGTGGACAGTTGCCAAGAGAGCTGCTGTGAGCCCCCGTGCTGtgccccagccccctgcctgACCCTCCTGtgcggcccctcctccccctgccagggaGACTGCTGCACCCCTGCGTGCTGCAAGCCCGTCTGCTGCACCCCTGTGTGCTGCGAGGACTCCCCTTGCTCAGCCCcctcctgctgccagcccagcccctgctgcagaCCCTCCTCCTGCGTGTCCCTGCTCTGCCGCCCCGTGTGCAGGCCCGCctgctgcacccctgtctgctgcAAGCCCACCTGCTGCACCCCTGTGTGCTGCAAGCCCGTCTGCTACACCCCTGTCTGTTGCAAGCCCGTGTGCTGCACCCCTGTCTGTTGCGAGGACTCCCCCTGCTCACCCCcctcctgctgccagcccagcccctgctgcagaCCCTCTTCCTGCGTGTCCCTGCTCTGCCGCCCTGTGTGCAGGCCCGCCTGCTGCACCCCTGTGTGCTGCAAGCCTGTCTGCTGCACCCCTGTGTGCTGCGAGGACTCCCCCTGCACAACCTCTTCATGCTGCCAGCCCGTCTGCtgcacctcctccccctgccaggaAGACTGCTGCACCCCCGTGCActgcaagcccgtgtgctgcacccctgtctgctgcAAGCCCGTCTGCTGCACCCCT cccagcccctgctgcagaCCCTCCTCCTGCGTGTCCCTGCTCTGCCGCCCCGTGTGCAGGCCCGCctgctgcacccctgtctgctgcAAGCCCACCTGCTGCACCCCTGTGTGCTGCAAGCCCGTCTGCTACACCCCTGTCTGTTGCAAGCCCGTGTGCTGCACCCCTGTCTGTTGCGAGGACTCCCCCTGCTCACCCCcctcctgctgccagcccagcccctgctgcagaCCCTCCTCTTGCGTGTCCCTGCTCTGCCGCCCCATGTGCAGGCCTGCCTGCTgcgcccctgcctcctcctgctgcacccctgcctccccctgccggCCCAGCTGCTGCTGTCCGGCCTCCTGCGTGTCCCTGCTCTGCCGCCCCGCGTGCCCCCATCCTGCCTGCTGCGGCCCCGCCTCAGGCCAGTCCTGCTGCTGA